The DNA segment TCTTAGTGGTACGCAGCAGGACTAAGGTGACTCGAAGCGTCCTTGAGGCGGCTCAGAGGCTTAAGGCTGTGATAAGGGCGGGGGTTGGTGTGGACAACATAGACATGGAGGCCGCCCGTGGGAAGGGGGTCGTGGTGGTCAATACTCCGCGCGAGCCGGCGGCATCAGTAGCTGAGCTCGCCATGGCCCTCGCCCTCTGCTTAGCTCGAAAGGTTTCGAGGCTCGACAGAGCAATGAAGCAGGGGCTGTGGCTTAAGGGGGAGGTCGGAGTAGAGCTGCGGGGGAAGGTAATGGGGATAATAGGCCTAGGCGCCGTAGGCTCAGAGGTAGCTAGGCTATCTAAGGCCTTTGGGATGAGGGTAGTGGCCTACGACCCCTACGTATCGAGCGAGTACGCTAAGCAGCTCGGGGTTGAGCTCCTAAGCCTCGACGAAGTCCTAGCCTCAGCGGACTTCTTAAGCATCCACGTGCCGCTGACCCCTGAGACCAGGGGGATGATAGGGAGGAGGGAGATCGCTAAGATGAAGAGGGGGGCCTTCATAATCAATACTTCGAGGGGCGAGGTAGTAGACGAAGAAGCTCTCTACGAGGCCTTAAGGGCGGGGAAGCTGGCTGGCGCGGGCCTAGACGTCTACTCTAAGGAGCCCCCTCCCCCAGACCACCCGCTGATAAAGCTAGATAGCGTAGTCTG comes from the Candidatus Nezhaarchaeota archaeon genome and includes:
- a CDS encoding hydroxyacid dehydrogenase, which produces LVVRSRTKVTRSVLEAAQRLKAVIRAGVGVDNIDMEAARGKGVVVVNTPREPAASVAELAMALALCLARKVSRLDRAMKQGLWLKGEVGVELRGKVMGIIGLGAVGSEVARLSKAFGMRVVAYDPYVSSEYAKQLGVELLSLDEVLASADFLSIHVPLTPETRGMIGRREIAKMKRGAFIINTSRGEVVDEEALYEALRAGKLAGAGLDVYSKEPPPPDHPLIKLDSVV